A window of the Dyadobacter pollutisoli genome harbors these coding sequences:
- the mtaB gene encoding tRNA (N(6)-L-threonylcarbamoyladenosine(37)-C(2))-methylthiotransferase MtaB yields MKKVAFYTLGCKLNYSETSSIGRMFEQKGYTKVEFNEKPDIFIINTCSVTENADKKCRKIVREAQKINADGYVAIIGCYAQLKPKEISEIPGVDAVLGAAEKFRLVELIDTFEKTPLGRPAQVIASHIDNAVEYHTSYSLNDRTRTFLKVQDGCDYPCSYCTIPLARGKSRSDTIENIVKAAREIAARDVKEIVLTGVNIGDFGLQNGERKETFLDLVKALDEVEGILRFRISSIEPNLLTDEIIEFVAQSKRFAPHFHIPLQSGSNKVLGLMKRRYKRELYTERVAKIKSLMPDCCIGVDVIVGHPGETRELFEESYNFLNELDISYLHVFTYSERENTAALAIRPIVQKGERAERSKMLHILSEKKKRFFYEQQIGKQAVVLFEDEIQNGQMLGFTENYVRVAVKYDPLLINETKEIVYDHINGEGLMEVTEMEEILVH; encoded by the coding sequence ATGAAAAAAGTCGCTTTTTATACATTAGGCTGTAAACTGAATTATTCTGAGACATCCTCTATCGGCAGGATGTTTGAGCAAAAAGGGTATACGAAAGTTGAATTCAACGAAAAGCCTGATATTTTTATCATCAACACTTGCTCCGTTACTGAAAATGCGGACAAAAAGTGTCGTAAGATCGTCCGTGAAGCACAAAAGATCAATGCAGACGGATATGTGGCGATCATCGGATGCTATGCCCAATTGAAACCCAAAGAAATTTCTGAAATCCCCGGTGTGGATGCCGTGCTCGGCGCAGCGGAGAAGTTCAGACTGGTGGAACTGATCGATACATTTGAAAAAACACCTCTGGGGCGACCCGCGCAGGTGATTGCTTCGCATATTGACAATGCCGTTGAATACCACACGTCATATTCTCTCAACGATCGTACACGTACATTCCTGAAAGTGCAGGACGGCTGTGACTATCCCTGCTCCTACTGCACCATTCCGCTGGCGAGAGGTAAAAGCCGATCGGATACCATAGAAAATATTGTGAAAGCGGCCAGAGAAATCGCGGCCAGGGATGTGAAGGAAATTGTGTTGACGGGCGTGAACATCGGCGATTTCGGTTTACAGAATGGTGAGAGAAAAGAAACATTCCTCGATTTGGTGAAAGCACTGGATGAAGTAGAGGGGATTCTCAGGTTCCGGATTTCATCCATCGAACCCAATCTGCTGACTGACGAGATCATTGAATTTGTAGCGCAGTCTAAACGCTTCGCGCCACATTTTCACATTCCGTTACAATCTGGTTCCAATAAAGTACTCGGGTTGATGAAGCGCCGCTACAAACGTGAGCTTTACACCGAACGTGTCGCAAAAATCAAGTCGCTAATGCCGGACTGCTGCATTGGTGTGGACGTGATCGTAGGACATCCGGGAGAAACCCGCGAGCTTTTTGAAGAAAGTTATAACTTCCTCAACGAACTGGATATTTCCTACCTGCACGTTTTCACTTACTCTGAGCGGGAGAATACAGCGGCACTAGCGATCAGGCCCATCGTCCAGAAGGGTGAAAGAGCGGAGCGTTCGAAAATGCTGCATATATTGTCCGAAAAGAAAAAACGGTTCTTCTATGAGCAGCAAATTGGCAAACAAGCTGTCGTGCTCTTTGAAGACGAGATCCAGAATGGACAAATGCTTGGATTTACTGAGAACTACGTTCGCGTAGCGGTGAAGTACGATCCATTGCTCATCAACGAGACGAAGGAAATCGTCTACGATCACATTAATGGCGAAGGACTAATGGAGGTGACGGAAATGGAAGAGATACTGGTGCATTGA
- a CDS encoding LTA synthase family protein produces MRKRLEFLALYGLSWVLFFQFFRVLFLIYHYKKTIELPSFLWVSSARHGLQMDVSFASYILVIPTLLLVFTANKWKWYNKTLSIYSLVVSFFITLLVVTDLELFKAWGFRIDGTSLHYLETPVEAWASMGAAPVFPLLALFGVLFYLVYRILKTIIERTTASFRKVGFGYTIPVFIILAGSLIIPIRGGLQLAPMNESAVFFSDKSFANYAAVNVPWNYMSSLLNASYSKSNPFVYYDEKQADQMVSSLYNSTGATEQVIDTTGKVNVVVIIWESFTAKVAAGLGGVKNVTPQFEKLSKEGMLFTNVYASGNRSDKGMVAILSGYPAQPTNSIIKIPKKTISLPSLPKEFKKNGWYTSFYYGGETEFANMKSYFLQQGFDKIIDKNDFGAADMNSKWGAHDHIVLNRLLGDLDTQKQPFFSTLFTLSSHEPFEVPVKTVIEGKDPEHLFLNAHHYTDASIGDFITKAKTKPWWKNTLLIIIADHGHPLPETQKGKPAEFHIPMLWLGGALKKKNVQIDSLASQTDLAATLLNQVHLPAQTFSWSNDIFRKDRNAFAYFAFNNGLGWMKPDGFLVRDNIGGNIIERKGTLNVKEEDLGKAYLQASFSDYLKR; encoded by the coding sequence ATGCGCAAAAGATTAGAATTTCTGGCCTTATATGGACTGAGCTGGGTGCTGTTTTTTCAGTTTTTCCGTGTTCTTTTTCTTATTTACCATTATAAAAAAACGATTGAGCTGCCATCTTTCCTTTGGGTCAGCAGTGCCCGGCACGGCTTGCAGATGGACGTTTCTTTCGCTTCCTACATACTCGTCATCCCAACATTACTACTTGTTTTCACGGCAAACAAATGGAAATGGTATAATAAGACCCTGTCCATTTACAGCCTTGTCGTCTCCTTCTTCATTACCCTGCTGGTCGTAACTGATCTTGAACTGTTTAAGGCCTGGGGCTTCCGGATTGATGGTACCTCATTGCATTACCTTGAAACACCCGTAGAGGCCTGGGCTTCCATGGGCGCCGCACCTGTTTTCCCACTTCTAGCTCTTTTTGGGGTATTGTTCTATCTGGTTTACAGGATCCTGAAAACCATTATTGAACGCACCACGGCGTCATTCCGTAAAGTTGGGTTCGGCTATACCATTCCTGTTTTCATTATTTTGGCGGGTAGTCTCATCATACCCATTCGCGGGGGATTACAGCTGGCGCCTATGAATGAGAGTGCGGTGTTTTTCAGTGACAAAAGCTTTGCCAATTATGCCGCTGTAAATGTCCCCTGGAATTACATGAGCTCACTTCTCAATGCGAGTTATTCCAAAAGTAACCCATTCGTTTACTACGATGAGAAGCAGGCCGATCAAATGGTATCGTCGCTTTACAACAGCACAGGTGCAACCGAGCAGGTGATCGACACGACTGGAAAAGTGAATGTGGTCGTCATTATCTGGGAGAGTTTTACGGCGAAAGTAGCAGCCGGACTGGGTGGCGTAAAAAATGTAACGCCACAGTTTGAAAAGCTTTCAAAAGAAGGCATGCTGTTCACCAATGTGTACGCCAGCGGCAACCGGAGCGACAAAGGTATGGTTGCAATCCTGAGCGGGTACCCGGCACAGCCCACCAATTCCATTATCAAGATCCCGAAAAAAACCATCTCATTGCCTTCGCTACCGAAGGAATTTAAGAAAAATGGCTGGTACACATCATTCTATTATGGCGGTGAGACCGAGTTTGCAAACATGAAATCCTATTTTCTTCAGCAAGGATTCGACAAGATTATTGATAAAAATGATTTTGGTGCCGCTGATATGAATTCCAAATGGGGAGCACATGATCATATTGTACTAAACCGGCTCCTGGGTGACCTGGATACACAGAAACAGCCCTTTTTCAGCACATTATTTACATTAAGCAGTCACGAACCTTTCGAAGTGCCGGTCAAAACCGTTATTGAAGGCAAAGACCCTGAGCATTTATTTTTGAATGCGCATCATTACACCGATGCTTCGATCGGAGATTTTATAACAAAAGCCAAGACAAAACCCTGGTGGAAGAATACGCTGCTGATCATCATCGCGGACCACGGACACCCGCTTCCTGAAACTCAAAAAGGCAAACCGGCCGAATTCCATATTCCAATGCTTTGGCTTGGCGGCGCACTGAAAAAGAAGAATGTACAGATTGATAGCCTTGCTTCGCAAACTGATCTGGCAGCAACATTGCTGAACCAGGTACATTTGCCAGCGCAGACATTCTCTTGGAGCAATGATATTTTCAGGAAAGATCGTAACGCCTTTGCTTACTTCGCATTTAACAATGGCCTGGGCTGGATGAAACCGGACGGATTTCTGGTCAGGGACAATATCGGAGGAAATATAATTGAAAGAAAAGGAACACTGAATGTAAAGGAGGAAGATTTAGGCAAAGCTTACTTGCAGGCTTCGTTTTCGGATTATTTGAAAAGGTAA
- a CDS encoding glutamine synthetase III family protein translates to MTFRSKAFEIAQGRVAPVLTPPTERVADLYGSNTFSDDVMKTLLSAEAYTKISNAIRSGSTIDREVADEVSAAMKSWAISKGATHYTHWFQPLTGTTAEKHDSFFDLTIDGKAVEKFKGSALVQQEPDASSFPSGGLRATFEARGYTGWDPSSPAFLMDNGAGGKTLCIPSVFISYTGEALDYKAPLLRSLVMLDKAATGVCQFFNRDVDKVTPTLGIEQEYFLVDKALYYARPDLLMAGRTVFGHSPARGQQLDDHYFGSISPRVNAFMVDFEFEALKLGIPVRTRHNEVAPGQFECAPTFEEVNLAIDHNALLMDLMQKVGDKHNFQVLFHEKPFAGINGSGKHNNWSLSTDTGINLLAPTSKPKENLRFLTFLMNVVKAVHDHADLLRASISSAGNEHRLGANEAPPSIVSVFLGKDLTNMLEELVNKGEITLEKGENFYYKLGITRIPNLQRDNTDRNRTSPFCFTGNKFEYRAVGSSQNSASPMIVLNTIVANQLMEFKKEMDERLAAGEEKKVATVEILKRYFTESKNILFEGNGYSDEWIEMAKSRGLSNIRETYDALYAYTTDKTINAFEKMGVLTSRELHARYEIELENYVKKLQIESRVIGDLALNHIVSTVVKYQFKLAQTARSLTDLEMLEEAAPIKEIIKDISSHIVVIKRLVHEMTEGRKTANNIEDLFERAKYYGSEVKRFFDEIRYHVDKLELLIDDEDWPLAKYREMLFLE, encoded by the coding sequence ATGACTTTTCGTTCAAAGGCTTTTGAGATTGCGCAAGGCCGTGTTGCCCCGGTACTAACCCCTCCCACAGAAAGAGTAGCTGACTTATACGGTAGTAATACTTTTAGTGATGACGTCATGAAGACCTTGCTTTCAGCAGAGGCTTACACGAAGATTTCAAACGCGATCCGTTCCGGCTCCACGATTGACCGGGAGGTAGCAGACGAAGTTTCGGCCGCCATGAAGTCCTGGGCCATTTCCAAAGGCGCAACACATTATACGCACTGGTTTCAGCCATTGACCGGTACCACCGCCGAAAAACACGATTCCTTTTTTGATCTCACGATTGACGGAAAGGCTGTTGAAAAATTCAAGGGAAGTGCGTTGGTTCAGCAGGAACCGGATGCTTCCTCATTTCCGAGCGGAGGCTTACGTGCAACCTTCGAAGCAAGAGGTTACACAGGCTGGGACCCGAGCTCGCCCGCTTTTTTAATGGATAACGGGGCAGGGGGAAAGACGCTCTGTATTCCTTCGGTTTTCATTTCCTACACGGGAGAGGCGCTGGATTATAAAGCGCCATTGCTGCGCTCGCTGGTTATGCTTGACAAGGCTGCTACCGGCGTTTGCCAGTTTTTTAACCGTGATGTGGATAAGGTAACGCCAACGCTGGGCATTGAGCAGGAATATTTTCTGGTAGACAAGGCGCTATATTATGCCAGACCTGATTTGTTGATGGCGGGCCGTACGGTGTTTGGGCACAGCCCGGCACGCGGCCAGCAGCTGGACGATCATTACTTTGGTTCCATTTCACCGCGGGTGAATGCATTCATGGTAGACTTTGAATTCGAAGCATTGAAATTGGGTATACCTGTTCGCACCAGACATAACGAGGTGGCGCCGGGACAGTTTGAATGTGCCCCGACTTTTGAAGAGGTTAACCTGGCCATTGATCACAATGCATTGCTGATGGACCTGATGCAGAAAGTGGGGGATAAGCATAATTTTCAGGTACTGTTTCATGAAAAACCTTTTGCGGGAATCAACGGCAGTGGAAAGCATAATAACTGGTCACTGTCAACAGACACGGGCATCAATCTTCTGGCGCCTACTTCCAAACCCAAGGAGAACCTGCGCTTTCTTACGTTTTTGATGAATGTGGTGAAAGCCGTTCATGACCATGCGGACTTGCTGCGGGCTTCCATTTCTTCTGCCGGTAATGAGCATCGGCTCGGGGCTAATGAGGCTCCTCCGTCCATTGTATCGGTATTCCTGGGTAAGGATCTGACCAATATGCTGGAAGAACTTGTCAACAAGGGCGAAATTACATTGGAAAAGGGCGAAAACTTCTACTATAAGCTGGGAATCACGCGGATACCTAATTTGCAGAGAGATAATACCGACCGTAACCGAACGTCGCCATTCTGTTTTACAGGTAATAAATTTGAGTACCGCGCGGTGGGAAGCTCTCAGAACAGCGCATCCCCCATGATCGTTTTGAATACCATTGTGGCCAATCAGCTTATGGAGTTCAAAAAAGAAATGGATGAAAGGTTAGCGGCCGGTGAAGAGAAAAAAGTAGCGACCGTGGAAATCCTGAAAAGGTATTTTACCGAATCGAAAAACATTCTTTTTGAAGGAAATGGCTACTCGGACGAATGGATCGAAATGGCGAAAAGCCGCGGATTGAGCAATATTCGTGAAACCTACGATGCGTTGTATGCCTATACCACCGACAAGACCATTAATGCTTTTGAGAAAATGGGTGTGTTGACCTCGCGCGAACTGCATGCGAGGTACGAGATCGAACTTGAAAATTATGTTAAAAAGTTACAGATTGAATCGCGCGTTATCGGCGATCTGGCGCTCAATCACATTGTTTCGACAGTAGTCAAATACCAGTTCAAACTTGCGCAGACGGCCCGATCGTTAACAGACCTGGAAATGTTGGAAGAAGCCGCCCCGATCAAGGAAATTATCAAGGACATTTCTTCTCACATTGTTGTGATCAAACGATTGGTACATGAAATGACGGAGGGCCGTAAAACAGCCAATAACATTGAGGACCTGTTTGAAAGGGCAAAATACTATGGATCAGAGGTAAAACGCTTCTTTGATGAGATCCGGTATCACGTCGATAAGCTGGAATTATTGATCGATGATGAAGACTGGCCTTTGGCAAAGTATCGCGAAATGTTATTTTTGGAATAA
- a CDS encoding glutamine synthetase beta-grasp domain-containing protein, with protein MSKSKLEYIWLDGYKPTQSLRSKTKIESDFSGKLEDCSNWSFDGSSTEQALGGSSDCLLKPVYIIPDPLRKDAYLVMCEVLNADGTAHVSNGRATIEDDDNDFWFGFEQEYFLWDTETNKPLGFPANGYPAPQGPYYCSVGANNAFGRDIIEEHLDACLDAGLNVEGINAEVAAGQWEFQIFAKGAKEAGDQIWLGRYLLERIGEKYGVAINWHCKPLGELDWNGSGMHANFSNTALRTAGSKEVFDKVCESFRPVVKEHIEVYGADNHLRLTGKHETASIHDFSYGVSDRGASIRIPVLVPQKGWSGYLEDRRPNSAADPYKVAARIIKTVKSAL; from the coding sequence ATGTCAAAATCCAAGCTGGAATATATTTGGTTGGATGGCTACAAGCCGACCCAAAGTTTACGTAGCAAAACCAAAATTGAAAGCGATTTTAGTGGGAAATTGGAAGATTGCAGCAACTGGTCATTTGATGGTTCATCCACCGAACAAGCGCTTGGCGGTTCTTCTGACTGTTTATTGAAACCTGTTTACATTATCCCTGATCCATTGCGTAAAGATGCATATCTAGTAATGTGTGAAGTTCTTAATGCTGACGGAACTGCACACGTTTCTAACGGCCGTGCAACAATTGAAGATGATGACAATGATTTCTGGTTCGGTTTCGAGCAGGAATATTTCCTTTGGGACACTGAAACAAATAAACCACTTGGCTTTCCGGCAAATGGTTACCCTGCACCACAAGGACCATACTATTGCTCAGTAGGTGCAAACAATGCATTCGGCCGTGACATTATCGAAGAGCACCTTGACGCTTGTCTTGACGCGGGACTTAATGTAGAAGGTATCAATGCTGAGGTTGCAGCAGGACAGTGGGAATTCCAGATCTTCGCAAAAGGCGCGAAAGAAGCCGGTGACCAAATCTGGCTTGGCCGTTACTTGCTTGAAAGAATCGGTGAAAAATATGGTGTTGCTATCAACTGGCATTGCAAGCCTTTGGGCGAGCTTGACTGGAACGGAAGCGGAATGCACGCTAACTTCTCAAACACAGCTTTGAGAACTGCGGGTAGCAAAGAAGTATTCGACAAAGTTTGCGAATCTTTCCGTCCGGTAGTGAAAGAACACATCGAAGTTTACGGTGCTGATAACCACCTTCGTCTGACTGGAAAGCACGAAACTGCTTCTATCCACGATTTCAGCTACGGTGTTTCTGACCGTGGTGCTTCTATCCGTATCCCTGTTCTTGTTCCTCAAAAAGGATGGAGCGGATACCTGGAAGATCGTCGTCCAAACTCTGCTGCTGATCCTTACAAAGTTGCAGCTCGTATCATCAAGACTGTTAAATCTGCTCTATAA
- a CDS encoding RsmE family RNA methyltransferase, translating to MHLFYQPDPKLFELDEEEARHSYKVLRLGSGDIIHVTNGRGLLQKCILNVQGRKVGYEVVESVLMERRSFAVHIAVAPTRKAERNEWMVEKMTEIGVERIDFLITEHTNPETINRVVNLSRLNRIAASAMKQSQQYYLPVITVNNKYEPFIKSATEAVKLMAYVPDQNKVEHVFSKVKKDSSTSLLIGPEGDFSEKEVALALEYGFTTVSLGPTRLRTETAAVTGCHAINLAQII from the coding sequence ATGCATTTATTTTATCAGCCTGACCCGAAACTTTTTGAATTAGATGAAGAAGAGGCCAGGCACAGTTATAAGGTTTTAAGGCTGGGTTCGGGAGATATTATCCATGTTACAAACGGCCGGGGACTTTTGCAGAAATGTATTTTGAATGTCCAGGGCAGGAAGGTAGGCTACGAGGTGGTGGAGTCGGTCTTGATGGAGCGTCGGAGTTTTGCGGTACACATCGCGGTGGCACCTACACGCAAGGCTGAAAGGAATGAATGGATGGTGGAGAAAATGACCGAAATTGGGGTGGAGCGGATTGATTTTCTGATCACGGAACATACTAATCCTGAGACTATAAATAGGGTGGTTAACCTCAGTAGGCTCAACCGGATCGCGGCATCGGCCATGAAACAGTCGCAGCAATATTATTTGCCTGTCATTACAGTAAATAACAAGTACGAACCGTTTATTAAAAGCGCGACAGAAGCCGTGAAGCTCATGGCCTATGTACCCGACCAGAATAAGGTGGAACACGTTTTTAGTAAGGTTAAAAAGGATAGCAGCACGTCGTTGTTAATTGGCCCGGAAGGTGATTTCAGTGAAAAGGAAGTTGCGCTGGCCCTGGAATATGGTTTTACCACCGTATCGCTGGGACCGACGAGATTAAGAACTGAAACGGCCGCTGTGACTGGTTGTCATGCCATTAACCTGGCTCAAATCATTTAA
- a CDS encoding DUF4159 domain-containing protein yields MPRSIIRYRFACLIVLICGFQVVQGQSSLKIAKLKYGGGGDWYANKTSLPNLIKFCNAELKMNINPVEDVVEVGSPDIFAYPFVHMTGHGNVVFTDAEAQNLRNYLLSGGFLHIDDNYGLDQFIRREMKKVFPELTFVELPYDHQVYRMKYHFPEGLPKVHEHDGKQPQGFGLIWQGRLVCYYSYETDLGNGWEDQSVYNDPEEMRRKALQMGANLLSYAFMIL; encoded by the coding sequence ATGCCCCGATCCATCATTCGTTACCGGTTTGCTTGCCTCATTGTTTTGATTTGTGGATTTCAGGTTGTCCAGGGGCAGTCTTCACTCAAAATCGCCAAGCTGAAATATGGCGGCGGCGGTGACTGGTATGCTAATAAAACGTCTTTGCCAAACCTGATCAAGTTTTGCAATGCAGAACTGAAAATGAATATCAATCCTGTCGAGGATGTAGTGGAGGTAGGTAGCCCGGATATTTTCGCGTACCCGTTCGTGCACATGACGGGTCACGGGAACGTGGTTTTTACGGATGCTGAAGCGCAGAATCTACGCAATTACTTGCTATCGGGCGGATTTTTGCACATCGACGACAACTATGGTCTCGACCAGTTTATCCGGAGGGAAATGAAGAAAGTTTTCCCCGAATTGACTTTTGTAGAGCTTCCTTATGATCACCAGGTTTATCGCATGAAGTACCATTTTCCCGAAGGTTTGCCCAAAGTGCATGAGCACGATGGCAAGCAGCCACAGGGTTTCGGGCTGATCTGGCAGGGCAGGCTGGTGTGTTATTATAGCTATGAAACCGACCTGGGTAACGGCTGGGAAGACCAGAGCGTCTATAACGATCCGGAAGAAATGCGCAGAAAGGCGCTGCAAATGGGCGCAAACCTGCTGAGCTATGCATTTATGATCTTGTAA
- a CDS encoding acyl-CoA desaturase, translating into MYIVLAVFVVHWYLSLFCQTFFLHRYSAHKMFIMSKPWERFFYLLTYLSQGSSYLSPRAYAILHRMHHAFSDTEKDPHSPHHTKNVFTMMWETKNIYNAVLSRKRAIESQFERNYPEWRFIEKLGDSWLSRSGWALLYTAFYILAYIYLDMHWAFFFLLPVHFLMGPIHGAIVNWSGHKYGYQNFDNDDKSKNSLIFDFLMMGELFQNNHHKKPNSINFGSRWYEVDPTYPVIKMLNKLKIIEIRKKS; encoded by the coding sequence ATGTATATAGTTCTTGCCGTTTTTGTTGTACATTGGTATTTATCCCTTTTCTGTCAAACCTTTTTTCTGCACCGTTACTCCGCTCATAAGATGTTCATTATGAGCAAGCCATGGGAGCGGTTCTTTTATTTGCTGACTTATCTTTCACAAGGTTCCTCTTATTTAAGTCCAAGAGCTTACGCGATTCTTCACCGCATGCACCATGCTTTCAGTGATACTGAGAAAGATCCGCACTCGCCACATCACACTAAGAATGTGTTTACGATGATGTGGGAAACCAAGAATATTTATAATGCGGTGTTGAGCCGAAAAAGAGCAATTGAGTCACAATTCGAGAGAAATTATCCTGAGTGGAGGTTTATCGAGAAGCTGGGTGATTCCTGGCTTTCGCGTTCCGGCTGGGCTTTGTTATACACCGCATTCTACATCCTTGCTTATATTTATCTGGATATGCATTGGGCCTTCTTTTTCCTTTTGCCTGTACATTTTCTGATGGGCCCTATTCACGGAGCGATCGTTAACTGGAGCGGCCATAAATACGGTTATCAAAACTTTGATAATGACGACAAATCAAAGAACTCGCTGATTTTTGACTTTCTAATGATGGGAGAGTTGTTTCAAAATAATCACCACAAGAAACCAAATTCAATCAATTTCGGATCAAGATGGTACGAAGTCGATCCAACCTATCCGGTGATTAAGATGTTGAATAAGTTGAAGATCATTGAAATTCGAAAGAAGAGCTAG
- a CDS encoding sensor histidine kinase yields the protein MQIRTRLTVQFSLLVSGILLITFFAIYFFSYYNVTEDFYDRLRSKAKSQAELLLKVQVPLINSEVLKALDETNRDLIYDENIFIFDEKNRLIYSNTASQSKALHVSNYWLDEIRKAGQIRYTDGDYKVVGLYYKYPFNRAVVMLGAKDLYGQANLSNLSTLLTVMFFIVTIIVALVGWIFSKRALRPISKVMNAVEGILPQKLDTRLDVPNQKDEIGRLTTTFNKLLDRIETAFQMQKIFVANVSHELKNPLTKMRSQLEVSMLKERNTAEYQLTIRSVLEDIHELAQLSNTLLELAKVSEDQRDLLTETTRVDDLLLDCRLSLAQANPAYNIILNFDELPEDDTWLELPGNSTLLKTAFLNLMDNACKFSDDNTVTVSLLASRSQLVLGFSDHGKGIPKEDQSLVFQPFYRSVNTANIKGYGIGLSLVERIVKLHNGNVSINSNQPKGTTFRVTFLRL from the coding sequence ATGCAAATTCGAACCCGACTTACTGTTCAGTTTTCCTTGCTGGTAAGCGGTATCCTTTTGATTACTTTTTTTGCAATCTACTTCTTCTCCTACTACAACGTTACCGAGGATTTTTACGACCGGCTTCGCTCCAAAGCGAAGTCACAGGCCGAGCTGCTGCTAAAAGTACAAGTCCCCCTCATCAATTCGGAAGTACTGAAAGCACTGGATGAAACCAATCGCGATCTGATATACGATGAAAATATCTTCATTTTCGACGAAAAAAATCGTTTGATTTACAGCAATACGGCATCTCAATCCAAAGCATTGCACGTATCCAACTACTGGCTCGATGAAATCCGCAAAGCCGGCCAGATCCGGTACACCGACGGTGACTATAAAGTAGTGGGCCTTTATTACAAATATCCCTTCAACCGGGCTGTGGTCATGCTCGGAGCGAAAGATTTGTATGGGCAGGCCAACCTGTCCAACCTGAGCACTTTGCTGACAGTAATGTTCTTCATCGTAACCATCATTGTAGCGCTCGTAGGGTGGATATTTTCGAAAAGAGCATTGCGGCCAATATCCAAGGTAATGAATGCGGTAGAAGGTATTTTACCGCAAAAGCTCGATACGAGACTGGATGTTCCCAATCAGAAAGATGAAATAGGGCGCTTAACGACCACATTCAATAAGTTGCTGGACCGGATTGAGACCGCTTTTCAAATGCAAAAGATATTTGTGGCCAATGTCTCTCACGAGCTCAAAAACCCATTGACCAAAATGCGCTCACAGTTGGAGGTGAGCATGCTTAAAGAAAGAAATACGGCCGAGTACCAGCTCACGATACGATCTGTACTGGAAGACATCCACGAACTGGCGCAGCTCTCGAATACATTGCTGGAACTCGCAAAAGTAAGCGAGGACCAGCGTGACCTGCTCACGGAAACGACCCGGGTGGACGACCTGCTACTCGATTGCCGGCTAAGCCTGGCGCAAGCAAACCCGGCTTATAACATTATCCTCAATTTTGATGAACTGCCAGAGGATGATACCTGGCTGGAACTACCAGGCAACTCTACCCTGCTTAAAACTGCATTTTTGAACCTGATGGACAATGCCTGCAAGTTTTCAGATGACAACACGGTGACTGTCAGCCTCCTCGCTTCGCGCAGCCAGCTGGTACTCGGCTTTTCAGATCATGGGAAGGGTATTCCAAAGGAAGATCAGAGCCTGGTCTTTCAGCCTTTTTACAGAAGCGTCAACACGGCTAACATCAAAGGATACGGGATCGGGCTTTCGCTGGTGGAGCGGATCGTTAAGCTGCACAATGGTAATGTCTCCATTAATTCCAATCAGCCGAAGGGTACCACGTTTCGGGTAACTTTTTTGCGTCTCTAA
- a CDS encoding response regulator, protein MKLLLIEDEPKTLQSIKQGLEENGYEVDIAYDGLIGRQLARNNTYQLIISDIIIPGINGIELCREIRTWGDETPILMLTALGTTDDKVTGLDAGADDYLVKPFEFKELLARVRALTKRGSTVSHTAQVLRFADLEVSLDAKTVHRSGNKINLTAREFNLLVYLIRNQGRVISKVEIAEQVWDIGFDTGTNVIEVYVNYLRKKIDKDYPVKLIHTQFGMGYVLKIE, encoded by the coding sequence ATGAAATTATTATTGATCGAGGATGAACCGAAAACGCTGCAATCCATTAAGCAAGGACTGGAAGAAAACGGGTATGAGGTGGACATTGCTTACGACGGGCTCATTGGACGACAACTTGCGCGAAACAATACCTACCAGCTGATCATCAGCGACATTATTATACCGGGTATCAATGGAATTGAACTTTGTCGTGAAATACGCACCTGGGGCGACGAAACGCCCATTTTAATGCTTACGGCATTGGGTACTACGGACGACAAGGTTACCGGGCTTGACGCGGGAGCTGACGATTATCTGGTGAAACCATTTGAATTCAAGGAGCTGCTGGCCCGTGTACGCGCGCTGACCAAAAGAGGATCGACCGTGTCGCATACCGCTCAGGTTTTGCGCTTTGCTGATCTTGAAGTATCGCTGGACGCCAAAACAGTACATCGCTCGGGAAACAAAATCAATCTCACAGCCAGGGAATTCAACTTGCTCGTGTACCTCATCCGTAACCAGGGCCGGGTTATATCCAAAGTTGAGATCGCCGAGCAGGTTTGGGATATTGGTTTTGATACCGGTACCAATGTGATTGAGGTGTATGTCAATTATCTTCGTAAAAAAATCGATAAGGATTATCCTGTGAAATTGATCCATACCCAATTCGGAATGGGCTATGTGCTTAAAATTGAATAA